A single genomic interval of Streptomyces sp. 1222.5 harbors:
- a CDS encoding glycoside hydrolase family 13 protein has product MGQPTHAQNDPDWWRSAVIYQVYVRSFADGDGDGTGDLAGVRARLPYLAELGVDALWFNPWYLSPMKDGGYDVADYRSIDPAFGTLAEAEKLIAEAGELGIRTIVDIVPNHVSDRHPWFRAALAAGPGSPERELFHFRPGRGPDGELPPNDWPSQFAGSTEPVWTRLPDGDWYLHLFTPEQPDLNWAHPAVRQEHEDILRFWFERGVAGIRIDSAALLAKDPDLPDLAAHPEPHPFVDRDELHDVYRSWRRVADEYGGVFVGEVWIPDTERFARYLRPDELHTAFNFSFLSCPWEAGRLRASIEATLAEHAPVGAPATWVLCNHDVTRTVTRYGREDTAFDFATKAFGTPTDLALGTRRARAAALLSLALPGSVYLYQGEELGLPEAEIPGDRVQDPMYFRSGGTDPGRDGCRVPLPWAAGLPYAGFGSRDEPWLPQPADWPSYAVDRQRDDPHSVLTLYREAVAARPVFGDGPLTWLPAPDGVLAFSRADGAICVVNLAATPAGLPAHSRLLLSSGPLDDTGRLPQDTAAWLLA; this is encoded by the coding sequence GTGGGACAGCCCACCCATGCCCAGAACGACCCTGACTGGTGGCGCTCGGCCGTCATCTACCAGGTGTACGTCCGCAGCTTCGCCGACGGCGACGGCGACGGCACCGGCGACCTCGCGGGCGTCCGCGCCCGGCTGCCGTATCTCGCCGAACTCGGCGTGGACGCCCTCTGGTTCAACCCCTGGTACCTGTCACCGATGAAGGACGGCGGCTACGACGTCGCCGACTACCGGTCCATCGACCCGGCGTTCGGCACCCTCGCCGAGGCGGAGAAACTCATCGCCGAGGCAGGCGAGCTGGGCATCCGGACCATCGTCGACATCGTGCCCAACCACGTCTCCGACCGGCACCCCTGGTTCCGGGCCGCCCTCGCCGCCGGACCCGGCAGCCCGGAGCGCGAGCTGTTCCACTTCCGCCCCGGACGCGGGCCGGACGGCGAACTCCCGCCCAACGACTGGCCGTCGCAGTTCGCCGGCTCCACCGAACCGGTGTGGACCCGCCTCCCCGACGGCGACTGGTACCTGCACCTGTTCACCCCCGAGCAGCCCGACCTCAACTGGGCGCACCCGGCCGTCCGCCAGGAGCACGAGGACATCCTGCGGTTCTGGTTCGAACGGGGCGTCGCAGGCATCCGCATCGACTCGGCGGCCCTCCTCGCCAAGGACCCGGACCTGCCCGACCTCGCCGCGCACCCCGAGCCGCACCCGTTCGTCGACCGCGACGAACTCCACGACGTCTACCGCTCCTGGCGGCGCGTGGCCGACGAGTACGGCGGTGTGTTCGTCGGCGAGGTCTGGATCCCCGACACCGAACGCTTCGCCCGCTACCTGCGCCCCGACGAACTCCACACCGCCTTCAACTTCTCCTTCCTGTCCTGCCCCTGGGAGGCCGGCCGGCTGCGGGCCTCGATCGAGGCCACACTCGCCGAGCACGCCCCCGTCGGCGCCCCGGCGACCTGGGTGCTGTGCAACCACGACGTCACCCGCACCGTCACCCGCTACGGCCGCGAGGACACCGCCTTCGACTTCGCCACCAAGGCGTTCGGCACGCCCACGGACCTGGCGCTCGGCACCCGCCGGGCACGCGCCGCCGCCCTGCTGTCCCTGGCCCTGCCCGGCTCGGTCTACCTCTACCAGGGCGAGGAACTGGGCCTGCCGGAGGCCGAGATCCCCGGCGACCGCGTCCAGGACCCGATGTACTTCCGCTCGGGAGGCACCGACCCCGGCCGCGACGGCTGCCGGGTACCGCTGCCGTGGGCCGCCGGCCTGCCGTACGCGGGCTTCGGCTCACGGGACGAGCCGTGGCTGCCGCAGCCGGCGGACTGGCCGTCGTACGCCGTCGACCGGCAGCGGGACGATCCGCACAGCGTGCTCACCCTGTACCGCGAGGCCGTCGCCGCCCGCCCGGTGTTCGGCGACGGCCCCCTGACCTGGCTGCCCGCCCCCGACGGCGTCCTCGCCTTCTCCCGCGCGGACGGCGCGATCTGCGTGGTGAACCTCGCCGCCACGCCCGCCGGACTCCCCGCGCACTCACGACTCCTGCTGAGCAGCGGCCCGCTGGACGACACCGGCCGGCTGCCACAGGACACGGCGGCCTGGCTGCTGGCCTGA